Proteins encoded in a region of the Pangasianodon hypophthalmus isolate fPanHyp1 chromosome 21, fPanHyp1.pri, whole genome shotgun sequence genome:
- the them6 gene encoding protein THEM6-like isoform X2, with the protein MSRRGDLLLWVLAVLLVLFCSLDVWYYLRLVAVLLRAWFLSPVFDITAEQSVGGYVLLHDIDMCHMNNARYLRECDFARISLYARNGVLKALRALGATMVVGATTMRYRRPLCVGEKFELRTRIVTWDGKAFYLEQRFVSRKDGMVAAVMFCKQNVLRGSPDQILQHLCKRKVEAPEFPEELQHWISFITASSQALKAESGLEKKSE; encoded by the exons atgtcaaggag GGGTGACCTGCTGTTGTGGGTGTTAGCCGTCTTGCTGGTACTCTTCTGCTCCTTGGATGTGTGGTACTACCTTCGCCTGGTGGCCGTTTTACTccgagcctggttcctctctcCGGTGTTTGACATCACAGCAGAGCAGTCTGTCGGAGGCTACGTCCTTCTCCACGATATCGACATGTGTCACATGAACAACGCGCGCTATCTGCGCGAGTGCGACTTCGCCCGCATTTCCCTGTACGCCCGCAACGGTGTGCTGAAGGCCCTGAGGGCCCTGGGGGCCACCATGGTGGTGGGGGCGACTACCATGCGCTACAGACGGCCCCTGTGCGTGGGCGAAAAGTTCGAGCTGCGCACTCGTATCGTCACGTGGGACGGCAAAGCGTTCTATCTTGAGCAGCGCTTCGTGTCTAGAAAAGATGGAATGGTGGCAGCCGTCATGTTCTGCAAACAGAACGTGCTGCGTGGCAGCCCAGACCAAATCCTCCAGCACCTGTGCAAGAGAAAG GTTGAAGCTCCTGAGTTTCCTGAAGAGCTGCAGCACTGGATCAGCTTTATAACGGCAAGCAGCCAGGCTTTAAAGGCCGAGAGTGGACTGGAGAAGAAAAGCGAATGA
- the them6 gene encoding protein THEM6-like isoform X3, with the protein MGDLLLWVLAVLLVLFCSLDVWYYLRLVAVLLRAWFLSPVFDITAEQSVGGYVLLHDIDMCHMNNARYLRECDFARISLYARNGVLKALRALGATMVVGATTMRYRRPLCVGEKFELRTRIVTWDGKAFYLEQRFVSRKDGMVAAVMFCKQNVLRGSPDQILQHLCKRKVEAPEFPEELQHWISFITASSQALKAESGLEKKSE; encoded by the exons GGGTGACCTGCTGTTGTGGGTGTTAGCCGTCTTGCTGGTACTCTTCTGCTCCTTGGATGTGTGGTACTACCTTCGCCTGGTGGCCGTTTTACTccgagcctggttcctctctcCGGTGTTTGACATCACAGCAGAGCAGTCTGTCGGAGGCTACGTCCTTCTCCACGATATCGACATGTGTCACATGAACAACGCGCGCTATCTGCGCGAGTGCGACTTCGCCCGCATTTCCCTGTACGCCCGCAACGGTGTGCTGAAGGCCCTGAGGGCCCTGGGGGCCACCATGGTGGTGGGGGCGACTACCATGCGCTACAGACGGCCCCTGTGCGTGGGCGAAAAGTTCGAGCTGCGCACTCGTATCGTCACGTGGGACGGCAAAGCGTTCTATCTTGAGCAGCGCTTCGTGTCTAGAAAAGATGGAATGGTGGCAGCCGTCATGTTCTGCAAACAGAACGTGCTGCGTGGCAGCCCAGACCAAATCCTCCAGCACCTGTGCAAGAGAAAG GTTGAAGCTCCTGAGTTTCCTGAAGAGCTGCAGCACTGGATCAGCTTTATAACGGCAAGCAGCCAGGCTTTAAAGGCCGAGAGTGGACTGGAGAAGAAAAGCGAATGA